The region ACAGCTGCCTTACAAGACAAGGAGGCGACCTTTTCATAAATAATATCCGGGCTATGGGATGAGCCATCTTCGGACAATCCATCAATCATCTCAATGAGGAGTTCTTTTTTTGCAATGGAAAACAGGTTGGCAGGAACTCCTCTGACTGCATATTCCCTGCCGCCAAAGGGTTCGATTTCAAAACCTATGTCTGTAAAATATTTCAGATGACGTTTTAATAAAGCCTCTTCATTCTGGTTTAATGTCAGGATAATAGGCGGGCTTACCAGCTGGGAAAGGTATTCCTTACTCTTTAGTGTTCCCATGGTTTTTTCATATAAAACCTTTTCATGGGCAGCATGCTGGTCAATGATGTACAGCTGTTCATGAAACTCCACCAGCCAGTAGGTATCGAACACCTGTCCGATGAGCTTATGCATGGACCTGGCTTTCGGTTCCAGAAGTTTGCCGTCAAACAGATCCAACTGCTCAGTTTTTTCTTCCTGCTTTGAGACCGCGGGGACCGGCGGGACCTCCTGCTGACTGTCAATGTCCGGTGCTTTTGGCTTTAACCAGTTATCCCCCAGTTCATCCCTTTCCATTAGAAGAGAGGCCGGAGGAGGCGTCAATCTTTTGGGGAACGGAATGGATAGCTCCTTATTTTCCAGTGCAGCAGCTTGCTGCTCTATGGCCATAAGCCGCCGCTTTTCAAACGGCTCCGGGCTTGGCTCATGTTTTTTTTCCAAAAAGCCCTTTTTTTCCTCTGCCTTCTTCTCCAGCTTCACCTCAGGAATCAGCTCTTTGTGGGCCAAAGCACTTGAAACCGCCTGATAGACCATGTGATAGATCATTTCCCCATCCCGGAACCGAAGCTCCATCTTGGTGGGATGAACATTCACATCAAGCATTTCCGGATCAATGGAAAAATGAAGCATGGTAAATGGATATTTATGCTGCATCATAAACGGCTTGTAAGCTTCTTCAATCGCTCTGGAGATAATGCTGCTTTTGATATACCTGCCGTTGATGAAATAATTTTCATAATTTCGGTTACCTCTGGATATTACCGGCTTTCCTATGTAGCCGTGAATGGAAACTTCCGGTTTTTTTACGGTTACCTCAAGAAGGTTTGCAGCAATTTCCCGGCCAAAAACAGTGTATACAATATCCTTTAGGTTGTGGTTTCCAGAGGTATGAAGCTTGTTCTGGTTATTCTGGATAAAGCGTATGGAAACCTCCGGATGGGACAAGGCCAGCTTTTCCACCAGTTCTGCTACATGAGCGCCTTCCGTCATGGGGGTTTTTAAAAATTTCTTTCTGGCGGGAGTGTTATAAAATAAATTCCTGGCTATAAATGTGGTCCCTTCAGGCGCTCCGACCTCCTCCATGGACCGTTCCTGCCCCCCGTCGATCTGATATCTGGTTCCCGTAAGCCCAATGCTGGTTTTGGTAATCAGCTCCACCTGGGAAACCGCGGCGATGCTTGCAAGGGCCTCGCCACGGAATCCAAGAGAGGAAACGGTAAATAAATCTTCTACAGATTTGATCTTGCTTGTAGAATGGCGAAGAAAGGCCAGTGATACTTCCTCTTTGGGGATACCGCAGCCATTGTCAGTTACCCGGATCAAGGAGGTCCCCCCTTCCTTGATCTCTACGGTGACTGCGGTGGCTCTGGCATCAATGGCGTTTTCCAAAAGCTCCTTAACAACAGAAGCAGGACGTTCTATGACCTCTCCTGCAGCTATTTTGTTGATGGTGTTTTGATCCAGTACAGTTATATTCGGCATGGCACCTGCTCCTTTCCGCTTGTCTGCCCATGCTTACTGGGCATAAAGGTATGCCCGCAGGGTGTTTCCGCTTGTCTGCCCATGCTTACTGGGTATAAAGGTATGCCCGCAGGGTGTTTCCGCTTGTCTGCCCCTTATTATCGGTGTAAAGGTATGCCTGCAGGGTGTTTCCTACTGCCAGCGGTTCTTAAGTTTTGTCTGCAGACGGTATAAAATATTGAGTGCATCAATAGGAGTCATATTTCCCAGCTCCAGTTCGCCCAATTCCTTGATAATGTCGTCATCTTTTACAGTATCAAACAGGGACATCTGCTGTAAATCCACTTCATCAGGCTTTGGAACAACCTTTCTCTGGATGATATTGGCGTTGATCCCGGCAATTTCCCTGGCCTTGGCTGTAATGTCCGCATCGCTTAATTCTGCCAGCAGCTCCTTTGCCCTGACAATCACGGAATCCGGTACGCCGGCCAGTTTTGCCACCTGGACGCCGTAGCTTTTATCGGCTCCTCCTTTTATGATCTTTCTTAAGAAAACAATATCATCGCCCTGTTCCTTTACGGCAATGCAGTAATTATTTACCCCGCTCATGGTGCCTTCCAGCTCGGTAAGCTCATGGTAATGAGTGGCAAACAGGGTTTTCGCTCCCAGGATTTTGGGGTTGCTGATGTGTTCTACCACGGCCCATGCAATGCTTAAGCCGTCAAAGGTGCTGGTGCCCCGGCCAATCTCATCCAGAACAATCAGGCTGTTTTTGGTGGCATTCCGAAGAATGTTGGCCACCTCCGTCATCTCCACCATGAAGGTACTCTGACCGGATGCCAGGTCATCAGAAGCACCTACACGGGTGAAAATGCGGTCACAGATTCCGATATTAGCTTCCTCTGCAGGAACAAAGCTTCCGATCTGGGCCAGAAGAACGATCAGGGCGGTCTGGCGCATATAGGTGGACTTACCAGCCATATTGGGGCCGGTGATAATGGATACCCGGTTTTTTCCGTTGTCAAGATAGGTATCGTTGGAAACAAACAGGTCGTCCCGCATCATCTTTTCCACCACTGGATGACGTCCGTTTTTTATATCAATCAATCCCTTTTCATTGATCTGCGGCTTGACATAGTTGTTTCTAGTGGCAACAGAGGACAGGGAGGTGAGAACATCAATTCCCGCGATAGCCCTGGCTGTCTTCTGGATCCGGAGAACCTGGTCTGCTACGGAATCCCGGACTTGGCAAAATAAGCTGTATTCCAGGGAAAACAGCTTATCCTCAGCGCCAAGTATCACATTCTCAAGTTCCTTTAACTGGTCGGTAGTGTAGCGCTCTGCATTGGCAAGAGTCTGCTTGCGGATAAAATAATCCGGTACAAGGTCCTTAAAGGAATTGGTTACTTCAAAATAGTAGCCGAATACTTTATTGAATTTCACCTTCAGGTTCTTGATCCCTGTTTTTTCTTTTTCCTGAGATTCTAAGTCAGCCAGCCAGTTCTTGCCCTCAGTTTTGGCGCTGCGCAGTTTATCGGCTTCCTCATGGAAACCGTCCCTGATGATCCCGCCGTCCCTTAAAGTCACCGGCGGATCGTCAATAATGGCACGGCCGATCAATTCCCTTACATCTTCTAAGGGATCCAGTTCCCCCCATAAGTCCTTCAGCATATCGCTGGAAAATTCTTTTAAAAGATTCTTAATGTGAGGAAGCATTTCCAGAGAGCTTTTAAATGCAATTAAATCTCTTGGATTGGCTGTTTTGTAGCTGATACGCCCGATCAGACGTTCCAGGTCATAGATGGGGTTTAAATATTCGCAGATCTCTTCTCTGGATATAAAACTCATGTTCAGCTCTTCAATGGCATTCTGGCGCTTTGTGATTTCCGGTTTATGGATCAGAGGCTGTTCAATATATGTACGGAGCATTCTTGCACCCATGGCCGTTTTCGTCCGGTCCAGGACCCAGAGAAGGCTTCCTCTTTTCTGCTTTTCCCTAAGGGTCTCCAGAAGCTCCAGATTCCGTCTGGTAGACGTGTCAATGATCATATACTGCCCGGTGGAATAAGGAGTAATGGTGGTTATATGGGAAAGGCTGCTTTTCTGGGTTTCGTACATGTACTCCATAACGGCCCCGGCAGCTATGACTCCGTTGTCATAATCTTCCAATCCAAGTCCCGCAAGTGCGCCTACCTTGAAGTGTTCTTTAAGAATTTTCCGGCAGACTTCATCGGAAAAGAAATGATGATCCAGAGATGAAATGACCGCATGATGACGGTTTTTTATTTCCTCAATATCCACTCCCGAAACATAAAACGCTTCATTGCAGATGATTTCGGAGGGAGTAAATTTATTGATCTCATCTGTCAGCTCCCGTTCCGATTCAACCTCGGTCACAAGAAAATCCCCGGTGCTGATATCCGCAACTGCAATTCCAAAGGTTTCGCCGATGTAGACAATTCCCATGAGGTAATTGTTTTTTGATTCATCAAGGGCCTGGGCGCTTGTGATGGTTCCAGGTGTTACCACACGGATGACTTCACGCTTTACCAGTCCTTTGGCTAGCCTGGGATCTTCCATCTGCTCGGCAATGGCAACTTTGTAGCCTTTTTGCACAAGGCGGTTTAAATAGGTATCAACGGCATGGTAAGGAACGCCGCACATAGGT is a window of [Clostridium] saccharolyticum WM1 DNA encoding:
- the mutL gene encoding DNA mismatch repair endonuclease MutL, with the translated sequence MPNITVLDQNTINKIAAGEVIERPASVVKELLENAIDARATAVTVEIKEGGTSLIRVTDNGCGIPKEEVSLAFLRHSTSKIKSVEDLFTVSSLGFRGEALASIAAVSQVELITKTSIGLTGTRYQIDGGQERSMEEVGAPEGTTFIARNLFYNTPARKKFLKTPMTEGAHVAELVEKLALSHPEVSIRFIQNNQNKLHTSGNHNLKDIVYTVFGREIAANLLEVTVKKPEVSIHGYIGKPVISRGNRNYENYFINGRYIKSSIISRAIEEAYKPFMMQHKYPFTMLHFSIDPEMLDVNVHPTKMELRFRDGEMIYHMVYQAVSSALAHKELIPEVKLEKKAEEKKGFLEKKHEPSPEPFEKRRLMAIEQQAAALENKELSIPFPKRLTPPPASLLMERDELGDNWLKPKAPDIDSQQEVPPVPAVSKQEEKTEQLDLFDGKLLEPKARSMHKLIGQVFDTYWLVEFHEQLYIIDQHAAHEKVLYEKTMGTLKSKEYLSQLVSPPIILTLNQNEEALLKRHLKYFTDIGFEIEPFGGREYAVRGVPANLFSIAKKELLIEMIDGLSEDGSSHSPDIIYEKVASLSCKAAVKGGHRLSAAEANELIDQLLNLENPYACPHGRPTIISMSKYELEKKFKRIL
- the mutS gene encoding DNA mismatch repair protein MutS, coding for MAGLSPMMTHYMETKKEYPDCILFYRLGDFYEMFFDDAVTVSKELEITLTGKECGLEERAPMCGVPYHAVDTYLNRLVQKGYKVAIAEQMEDPRLAKGLVKREVIRVVTPGTITSAQALDESKNNYLMGIVYIGETFGIAVADISTGDFLVTEVESERELTDEINKFTPSEIICNEAFYVSGVDIEEIKNRHHAVISSLDHHFFSDEVCRKILKEHFKVGALAGLGLEDYDNGVIAAGAVMEYMYETQKSSLSHITTITPYSTGQYMIIDTSTRRNLELLETLREKQKRGSLLWVLDRTKTAMGARMLRTYIEQPLIHKPEITKRQNAIEELNMSFISREEICEYLNPIYDLERLIGRISYKTANPRDLIAFKSSLEMLPHIKNLLKEFSSDMLKDLWGELDPLEDVRELIGRAIIDDPPVTLRDGGIIRDGFHEEADKLRSAKTEGKNWLADLESQEKEKTGIKNLKVKFNKVFGYYFEVTNSFKDLVPDYFIRKQTLANAERYTTDQLKELENVILGAEDKLFSLEYSLFCQVRDSVADQVLRIQKTARAIAGIDVLTSLSSVATRNNYVKPQINEKGLIDIKNGRHPVVEKMMRDDLFVSNDTYLDNGKNRVSIITGPNMAGKSTYMRQTALIVLLAQIGSFVPAEEANIGICDRIFTRVGASDDLASGQSTFMVEMTEVANILRNATKNSLIVLDEIGRGTSTFDGLSIAWAVVEHISNPKILGAKTLFATHYHELTELEGTMSGVNNYCIAVKEQGDDIVFLRKIIKGGADKSYGVQVAKLAGVPDSVIVRAKELLAELSDADITAKAREIAGINANIIQRKVVPKPDEVDLQQMSLFDTVKDDDIIKELGELELGNMTPIDALNILYRLQTKLKNRWQ